A genomic region of Zea mays cultivar B73 chromosome 6, Zm-B73-REFERENCE-NAM-5.0, whole genome shotgun sequence contains the following coding sequences:
- the LOC100277923 gene encoding uncharacterized protein LOC100277923, translating to MGSVSLNVASSRRGGRRLAWLCSSALLNLLVLLSLLSTNLLALRAFLSPRAHSVPAAGAANLSSSAAISAQVAAIAREIDATRLVPRHGGGALPPELLLFLSPHALPLGRDARTGLTHMPASVAHACFRSPPTLALLAAFATYTPHTACPRRNATLPHRLISKACEPLPRRRCLSRGPRAALPASNMGVDSHRWVKPRHDHEFLIDDVLRLAGGGGKIRIGFDVAGGAANFAARMRERGVTVFTTVLDSAGKPMNEFVAARGLFPLLLSPAHRFPFYDGVFDLVHVGTTALAEGGSPALGQAGTEEALEFFMFDVDRVLRARGLLWIDSYVCHSDERRQLLVRLIGRFGYKKLKWVTGEKAGTGSAKPAMYLSAVLEKPARS from the coding sequence ATGGGGTCGGTGTCCCTGAACGTGGCGTCATCCCGGCGCGGCGGGCGGCGCCTGGCGTGGCTGTGCTCGTCCGCGCTGCTCAACCTGCTCGTGCTGCTCTCCCTCCTCTCCACCAACCTCCTGGCGCTCCGCGCCTTTCTCTCCCCCCGCGCGCactccgtccccgccgccggcgcCGCCAACCTCTCCTCCTCCGCCGCCATCTCCGCGCAGGTGGCCGCCATCGCGCGGGAGATCGACGCGACCCGCCTCGTCCCGCGCCACGGCGGCGGCGCCCTGCCCCCGGAGCTGCTCCTCTTCCTGTCCCCGCACGCGCTCCCGCTGGGCCGCGACGCGCGCACGGGGCTCACCCACATGCCGGCCTCCGTGGCGCACGCCTGCTTCCGCTCCCCGCCCACGCTGGCGCTCCTGGCCGCCTTCGCCACCTACACGCCCCACACCGCCTGCCCGCGGCGCAACGCCACGCTCCCGCACCGCCTCATCTCCAAGGCCTGCGAGCCGCTGccccgccgccgctgcctctcCCGGGGCCCGCGCGCCGCGCTCCCGGCCTCCAACATGGGCGTCGACAGCCACCGCTGGGTGAAGCCGCGCCACGACCACGAGTTCCTCATCGACGACGTCCTGCGcctcgccggcggcggcggcaagatccggatcggcttcgaCGTCGCCGGCGGCGCCGCCAACTTCGCCGCCCGGATGAGGGAGCGCGGGGTCACCGTCTTCACCACGGTACTCGACAGCGCCGGGAAGCCCATGAACGAGTTCGTGGCGGCCAGGGGGCTGTTCCCGCTGCTGCTCTCGCCGGCGCACCGGTTCCCGTTCTACGACGGGGTGTTCGACCTCGTGCACGTCGGGACCACCGCGCTGGCCGAAGGAGGGTCGCCGGCGCTGGGTCAGGCCGGGACGGAGGAAGCGCTTGAGTTCTTCATGTTTGATGTCGACCGGGTGCTGCGCGCCCGTGGGCTGCTCTGGATTGACAGCTACGTGTGCCACAGCGATGAACGGAGGCAGCTGCTCGTCAGGCTAATTGGTAGGTTTGGTTACAAGAAGCTCAAATGGGTAACGGGAGAGAAGGCCGGAACAGGGAGCGCAAAGCCGGCGATGTACCTCTCTGCAGTGTTGGAGAAGCCGGCACGAAGTTGA